The Neurospora crassa OR74A linkage group V, whole genome shotgun sequence sequence ATCCACAGCCCACACCTGTCGAGAACATGATCAGCCAGGAGGACATTCCCAAGGAGGCTGAGCTGTTCACATCCGCCTTCTACAGTGCTCGTGATGACAAGTCAGAGGAGAAATCCTTCTACACCTTTGGCTGGGTCGATGAAGATCTCGTCAAAGCTTCCGGAAAAGATATCACATGGACACCCATCGACAACTCGGAGGGCTTTTGGAAGTTCCCCAGTGAGAGCGCTACAGTCGACGGCGATAATGTTTCTGTGAGCGGAAACACCGCAATTGCTGATACTGGTACCACACTGGCGCTCGTTTCAGACACGGTTTGCAAAGCGCTCTACGCAAAGATCCCTGGCTCAAAGTACAGCTACCGATACCAAGGTTACCTCATCCCGAGCACAATCACAGCTGATCAGCTCCCTCAGCTGAGTGTCGCGGTTGGTGGAGAGCAGTTTGTGATTCAGAATGAGGATCTGTTGCTGGCACCGGCTGACGATGACCATTGGTACGGCGGTGTGCAGTCGAGGGGTACTATGCCTTTCGATATCTTGGGTGATACATTTCTCAAGTCCATCTACGCTGTAAGCTCACGCATCTCCGATAGAGTGAAATTGTTGCTAACGCGATGAGCAGATCTGGGACCAGGGCAACAACCGCTTTGGAGCTGTACCCAAGATTGAGGTGAACCAGCACACAGTGTTCCCTGATACTGAGCCTTCACCTGAAGCCAGCTCACCTGAGCCCGCAGACAAAGTTGGTGACGTCTCCCCCGTGGAGCAAGTCAAGGGAGCAGTGAAGAGTCTGAAGGTGCTGTAACTTGCGAGAGAGACTGAAATGTTTGTGGTCTGCGCGGACGCTCGttaggaggaagaagtcagTTCTGTAGATGTCTTTATTGTATCGCGTATGGAAACAGTGGCTTCACAGTGAAGGAAGTGCGTTGCCTTGAGTTACCTGTAACTCTAGCGCACGCTGAAACA is a genomic window containing:
- a CDS encoding aspartyl proteinase, with the translated sequence MGSMYQVQSKLRQDLGLHKVQAVRKPGRELNGTKAYVSAMARYGFNPTEESRFFHLKKTDLTKEFQRRGYIRHWEQLVRTPQERPDDPHTDNEPVPAEDQQYDTQYLCEIGIGTPQQKVKLDFDTGSADLWVRCTDSSLLHHADKKFDPKKSDTFQESKTDQTWKIQYGDGSTASGTVGTDVITVGGLQIKNQAIELAKKVSSAFSSGEADGLLGLAFSTINTIESDGKPDPQPTPVENMISQEDIPKEAELFTSAFYSARDDKSEEKSFYTFGWVDEDLVKASGKDITWTPIDNSEGFWKFPSESATVDGDNVSVSGNTAIADTGTTLALVSDTVCKALYAKIPGSKYSYRYQGYLIPSTITADQLPQLSVAVGGEQFVIQNEDLLLAPADDDHWYGGVQSRGTMPFDILGDTFLKSIYAIWDQGNNRFGAVPKIEVNQHTVFPDTEPSPEASSPEPADKVGDVSPVEQVKGAVKSLKVL